Proteins found in one Pseudoxanthomonas sp. SL93 genomic segment:
- a CDS encoding phosphatase PAP2 family protein — translation MRWSIPVLASAWLLSRQLDMVLAHLVYASEGGHWALRQNAWLEIAMHRGGRAASLSVWLSLLAATAWHWRKSDAARWTRPAAGLLLATLLSSVLVAWLKSITQMDCPWDLLAFGGARPFIPLFAARPAGLGDPACFPAAHAATGYAWVALYFFLAQVRPSWRWLGLATGMAAGMLFGIAQQLRGAHFLSHDIASLTLCWGITLLVDRIMAAHAGNTGKPA, via the coding sequence CGCTGGTCCATTCCGGTTCTAGCCTCGGCCTGGCTGCTGTCGCGGCAGCTGGACATGGTGCTGGCGCATCTTGTCTACGCATCGGAAGGTGGCCATTGGGCGCTCAGGCAGAACGCATGGCTGGAGATCGCCATGCACCGTGGCGGACGCGCGGCCAGCCTCAGCGTCTGGCTGTCGCTGCTCGCCGCCACCGCATGGCACTGGCGCAAGAGTGACGCGGCGCGGTGGACACGTCCGGCAGCAGGTCTGCTCCTCGCCACGCTGCTGTCGAGTGTCCTGGTCGCATGGCTGAAGTCCATCACGCAGATGGACTGTCCGTGGGATCTGCTGGCATTCGGCGGAGCGCGTCCTTTCATTCCGCTGTTCGCCGCGCGCCCGGCGGGCCTGGGAGACCCCGCCTGCTTTCCCGCAGCGCATGCCGCCACTGGCTACGCGTGGGTGGCGCTCTATTTCTTTCTTGCACAGGTGCGGCCGTCCTGGCGATGGCTGGGGCTGGCAACCGGCATGGCGGCCGGCATGCTGTTCGGAATCGCGCAGCAACTGCGCGGCGCGCACTTCCTCTCGCACGACATCGCCAGTCTGACGCTGTGCTGGGGCATCACGCTGCTCGTCGACCGGATCATGGCGGCGCACGCCGGCAATACCGGGAAGCCCGCGTGA